In one Rhopalosiphum padi isolate XX-2018 chromosome 3, ASM2088224v1, whole genome shotgun sequence genomic region, the following are encoded:
- the LOC132926290 gene encoding DNA-directed RNA polymerase III subunit RPC5-like, whose amino-acid sequence MDNEIEDDEIVKEIPVFLSNDAMKLLLLHYPTRLSKNDKLLSSAVTKCKYKSECEDLEICYALDTDKNYDKGHGQELAAEMDQTSKDESSYPSGMVDHLSFESHNTSSNTTDMIMYTSGKSIHLCPLKKTLNMLPKLSHIDKIDLKDDNKKSSLNHNDSEEEEEESEQIMAKFKDRPGKKSEKKKMQEMVHQRAMEPWIDLNFIPNGHYFSRGELDKFLLPHSNIIDEKDPDISITKVFKEVNDENINTIRARQLSHSEIKSYSLEKQIKIFLLNAKMISTNMLINLLHKCGVPTDESITTILTHLKELAVLVRGNWTIKSEHLYPDNTISSHFGLSNETMRLLRDYMIHLLDSNQIVNRKNIGKMFNAPPEEVKDALTSVAVLDENKTWKLLVTDNDGFLETVENFNEIYKEQSDWWATRVKQINTWLEKKTKKNFM is encoded by the exons ATACCTGTATTTTTGAGTAATGATGCaatgaaattattgttgttacacTATCCTACGAGATTGTCTAAAAACGATAAATTACTGTCGTCGGCTGTTACTAAG TGTAAATACAAATCTGAATGTGAAGACTTAGAGATATGTTATGCACTTGACactgataaaaattatgataaaggTCATGGGCAAGAGTTAGCTGCTGAAATGGACCAAACATCCAAAGATGAAAGCAGCTATCCCAG cggTATGGTTGACCACTTAAGTTTTGAATCCCACAATACATCATCAAACACAACTGATATGATAATGTATACATCTGGTAAGAGTATTCATTTGTGTCCACTGAAGAAAACATTGAACATGCTTCCTAAATTGTCTCATATTGATAAGATTGACCTAAAAGATGATAATAAAAAGTCTTCCTTAAACCATAATG attctgaagaagaagaagaagaaagtGAACAGATAATGGCTAAGTTTAAAGATAGGCCAGGTAAAAAaagtgaaaagaaaaaaatgcaagAGATGGTCCATCAAAGAGCAATGGAACCTTGGATTGATTTAAACTTTATACCAAATGGACATTACTTCTCCagg GGAGAATTGGATAAGTTTTTGTTGCCACattcaaatataattgatgAAAAAGATCCTGATATATCAATAACCAAAGTTTTTAAAGAAGTAaacgatgaaaatattaatacaattcgAGCACGTCAATTATCTCACagtgaaataaaatcatattctctcgaaaaacaaataaaaatatttttattaaatg caaaAATGATATCTACAAATATGTTGATAAATCTACTACATAAATGCGGTGTGCCAACTGATGAAAGTATTACAACAATTTTGACTCATTTAAAAGAACTTGCAGTTTTAGTTCGTGGTAATTGGACTATAAAGAGTGAACACTTATATCCAGATAATACTATATCTTCTCATTTTGGCTTGAGTAATGAAACTATGCGCCTTTTAAGAGATTATATG ATTCACTTATTAGATTCTAATCAGATTGTCAATCGTAAAAATATTGGGAAAATGTTTAATGCCCCACCAGAAGAAGTTAAAGATGCTTTAACTTCTGTTGCAGTATTGGATGAAAACAAAACATGGAAATTACTTGTTACTGACAATGATGGATTTTTAGAAAC tgtggaaaattttaatgaaatatataaagaacAGAGTGATTGGTGGGCAACAAGAGTAAAACAAATCAATACTTggcttgaaaaaaaaaccaaaaaaaattttatgtaa